From Cricetulus griseus strain 17A/GY chromosome 1 unlocalized genomic scaffold, alternate assembly CriGri-PICRH-1.0 chr1_0, whole genome shotgun sequence, a single genomic window includes:
- the Cdk4 gene encoding cyclin-dependent kinase 4 codes for MATSRYEPVAEIGVGAYGTVYKARDPHSGHFVALKSVRVPNGGGAGGGLPISTVREVALLRRLEAFEHPNVVRLMDVCATSRTDRDIKVTLVFEHIDQDLRTYLDKAPPPGLPVETIKDLMRQFLSGLDFLHANCIVHRDLKPENILVTSNGTVKLADFGLARIYSYQMALTPVVVTLWYRAPEVLLQSTYATPVDMWSVGCIFAEMFRRKPLFCGNSEADQLGKIFDLIGLPPEDDWPREVSLPRGAFSPRGPRPVQSVVPEMEESGAQLLLEMLTFNPHKRISAFRALQHSYLHKEESDPE; via the exons ATGGCTACCTCCCGCTATGAACCGGTGGCTGAAATCGGTGTTGGTGCCTATGGGACGGTATACAAGGCCCGAGATCCCCACAGTGGCCACTTTGTGGCCCTCAAGAGTGTGCGAGTTCCCAACGGAGGGGGAGCTGGAGGGGGCCTTCCCATCAGCACTGTACGCGAGGTGGCCTTACTGAGGCGGTTGGAGGCCTTCGAGCACCCCAATGTTGTACG GCTAATGGATGTCTGTGCTACCTCCCGAACTGATCGAGACATCAAGGTCACTCTCGTGTTTGAGCATATAGATCAGGATCTGAGGACATACCTGGATAAAGCACCCCCACCAGGCTTGCCAGTTGAGACCATCAAG GACCTGATGCGACAGTTTCTAAGCGGCCTGGATTTTCTTCATGCAAATTGCATTGTTCACCGAGACCTGAAACCGGAGAACATTCTGGTGACTAGTAATGGGACAGTCAAGCTGGCTGACTTTGGCCTGGCCAGAATCTACAGCTACCAGATGGCCCTCACACCTGTG GTTGTTACACTCTGGTACCGTGCTCCTGAAGTTCTTCTGCAGTCTACATACGCAACACCCGTGGACATGTGGAGCGTTGGCTGTATCTTTGCAGAGATGTTTCGTCGAAA GCCTCTCTTCTGTGGAAACTCTGAAGCTGACCAGTTGGGCAAAATCTTTGA TCTCATTGGATTGCCCCCAGAAGATGACTGGCCTCGAGAGGTATCTCTTCCCCGAGGAGCCTTTTCCCCCAGAGGGCCGCGGCCTGTGCAGTCGGTGGTACCGGAGATGGAGGAATCTGGAGCACAGCTGCTGCTG GAGATGCTGACTTTTAACCCACATAAGCGGATTTCTGCCTTCCGAGCCCTGCAGCACTCTTACCTACACAAGGAAGAGAGTGACCCAGAGTGA
- the Marchf9 gene encoding E3 ubiquitin-protein ligase MARCHF9 isoform X2: protein MLKSRLRMFLNELKLLVLTGGGPRAEPQPRGGGRGGCGWAPFAGCSARDGDGDEEEYYGSEPRARGLAGDKEPRAGPPPPPAPPPPPPGALDALSLSSSLDSGLRTPQCRICFQGPEQGELLSPCRCDGSVRCTHQPCLIRWISERGSWSCELCYFKYQVLAISTKNPLQWQAISLTVIEKVQIAAIVLGSLFLVASISWLIWSSLSPSAKWQRQDLLFQICYGMYGFMDVVCIGLIVHEGSSVYRIFKRWQAVNQQWKVLNYDKTKDIGGDAGGGTAGKPGPRTSRTSPPAGAPSRPPAAQRMRTLLPQRCGYTILHLLGQLRPPDARSSSHSGREVVMRVTTV, encoded by the exons ATGCTCAAGTCTCGGCTCCGCATGTTCCTGAACGAGCTGAAGCTGCTGGTGCTGACGGGCGGGGGGCCCCGGGCCGAGCCGCAGCCCCGGGGGGGCGGGAGAGGCGGCTGCGGCTGGGCGCCCTTCGCTGGCTGCTCCGCCCGGGACGGCGACGGCGACGAGGAGGAGTACTACGGGTCGGAGCCGCGGGCTCGGGGCCTGGCCGGCGACAAGGAGCCGCGGGCCGGACCCCCGCCGCCGCCCGCGCCGCCGCCGCCTCCCCCAGGCGCGCTGGACGCCCTGTCGCTCAGCAGCAGCCTGGACAGCGGGCTCCGAACCCCCCAGTGCAGGATCTGCTTCCAAGGCCCGGAGCAG gggGAGCTCCTGAGCCCTTGCCGCTGTGACGGCTCAGTGCGCTGTACACACCAGCCCTGCCTCATCCGCTGGATCAGTGAGAGGGGCTCCTGGAGCTGTGAACTCTGCTACTTCAAGTACCAGGTCCTGGCCATCAGCACCAAGAACCCACTGCAG TGGCAGGCCATCTCCCTGACTGTGATTGAGAAGGTCCAGATTGCTGCCATAGTTCTGGGCTCCCTGTTCCTCGTCGCCAGCATCTCCTGGCTCATCTGGTCCTCACTTAGCCCTTCAGCCAAGTGGCAGCGCCAGGACCTGCTCTTCCAGATCTGCTACGGCATGTACGGCTTCATGGATGTTGTCTGCATAG GCCTCATCGTTCATGAAGGCTCTTCTGTCTACCGCATCTTCAAGCGCTGGCAGGCAGTGAACCAACAGTGGAAGGTCCTGAATTATGACAAGACCAAGGACATAGGAGGAGATGCAGGGGGAGGGACAGCAGGGAAGCCAGGCCCCAGGACCTCACGGACCAGCCCCCCTGCCGGGGCCCCCAGCCGGCCCCCAGCTGCCCAGCGCATGCGGACGCTCTTGCCTCAGCGCTGTGGTTATACAATCCTGCATCTCCTTGGACAGCTACGGCCACCAGATGCCCGGTCCAGCTCTCATTCAGGACGAGAGGTTGTCATGAGGGTCACCACAGTTTGA